The sequence CAATGCTCTTGTGATCTACGATCCGTGCCGTCCTTATGTGCTGACCAACAGCACGCCGGTACGGCAACTGCTGCTGCAACTGCCGCGCCAGGCATTGCCGCAGGCCGCCGTCGAACGGCTGGCGGCACCCTTCACCGCGCATGCCGAGCATGACGGCATGTGCCGCATACTGCTGTCGCTGATGGAATCGACCATCTATGAGATCGGCCATCTGGATGCGGCGCGGCGCTCAAGCGTCGGCCAGACCATGATCGATCTCGTCCGCACCATGATCGGCGAAGGGCCCGCCGGACAGGTCGTCAACCCGCTTGACCTATTGTTGTCGCGCATAAAGGACTTCATCACCAGGAATATCGACCGGCCGGATCTCACCGTCGCCATGATTGCCCGCCGCATGGGCTGTTCGGTGCGTTACATCTATCGCGCATTCGAGGCCGAGCGGCTGACGCCCGCCGGCTATATCTGGGACCTGCGCCTGCAGCGGGCTGCGACGAAGCTGCGCGAGGCCGACGGCCATAGCGGTGAAATATCCGGGATCGCCTTTGCGCTCGGCTTTTCCTCCAGTGCGCATTTTTCGCGGGCTTTCCGCGCCCGCTACGCTGTTTCGCCGTCGCAATGGCGCAAGGCTGCGCTTTCCTGAGGCGGCCCGGGCAGGCGCCGGGCCGCCCGGATTTTATCGCATCGATTCCGCGACGCGTAGCGTATCGGTGAACTGCTCGAAGCGCCGGATCTTGCCGTCCGCCACGCGCCAGGCATGGACGACGCGGGCCTTGAAGGATTTTCCGGTCTGCCGGTGGGTGCCGCTATAGCCGCCGATGGCGATGACGTCGTCTCCGGCATCGAGGAGGCGCTCCAGCTTGAAGGTGTAGCCGTCAAATGTCTCGCCGAGCGCCTGGAAGACGTGCCTGAAGACTTCCTGCGGGCCGACATAGGTGCCGGCACAGGGAAATCCGTCCATTTCGGTCCAGCGGCAATCGGATGCGATGTCGGCCAGCATGCCGTCCATATCGCGGCGGTCGTTGGCGTCGTAATGCGCCTTCACGATGTCGAAAGCTCTTTTCATTGTCTTGTCCTCACACCGGTTCCTGGCTTGGCAGGTAATAGGTCATCGAAGCCTTGCGGATGAAAGCGCCGGCCGGGCTGTTCTGGATGCGTCCGTCGCCGGTGATGCCGAGGAATTTGCCGGTCGAGCGCATGTCGTCGAAATTGTAGAAGAAGGTTGAGGCGACCGGAATTTTGAACTCCCGGAAGGTGAAGACATATTGGTTTTCGTCGAACCTGTAGGTGGTCGTCAGATCGACGTCGCCATGGCCGCGCTGGACGCCGACCAGGCACTGCCAGGCATAGCGCTGCGAGGAGAGGTAGGTGTGTTCGTAGACATGATTGGGGCTGTAGGTGAAATGCGCCCTGAGCCCGATAAGATCGCGGCTTTCCGCCGGCTCCGGTCCGCTCGCGGCACCGCCCTCGACGATACCAGGCCGGAAGACCTGCGCCACCTGCGGTTCGCCGGCGGCATCCTTGGCGTCGCGGACGATCGAATAGATCGAGAGCACTCGCCGGGTCTCGACGTTGAGGATCAGCGTTTCGGCCTCCCGCGGGCGGCCGGCGAAAACGATCTCGATGAAATAGGTGTTCGGCGCGACCTCGATCACCTCAGCCTTGTCGGTGGCGCTTTCCTTGCCGTCCGACCATTCGGCCTCGTCTTTGCCGAAGGCAAGGTCGAGTATACGGCCGTCATCGAAACCGATCCTATGGGAAGAGCCGGCCAGCGCGTCGCTCGCCGGCAGGCGGTTGGTGTCGATGCCATAGGCGAATTCGTCGTAGGTTTTCCAATCCTTCGGATTTTCGTTCATCGTACTCTCCTCCTGTCATTCTGCGAAAGCGAGGGTCGGCAGGTCGACCGTGCCGGCGCCGCCGTCCACGGTCAGGATCGCGCCGTTGATCATCGAAGCCTCCGGCGAGGCCAGGAAGCAGACGGCGTTGGCGACATCCTCGGC comes from Rhizobium sp. BT03 and encodes:
- a CDS encoding helix-turn-helix domain-containing protein, with translation MRFAADHRHVETARGREFAGLARTLFGNVRLDFGGADEEKSAMLSAMLGACRLTRLEADRHVVFGERAAAAPDDPDAIKLILQTEGSASITQGGLHAPVSINALVIYDPCRPYVLTNSTPVRQLLLQLPRQALPQAAVERLAAPFTAHAEHDGMCRILLSLMESTIYEIGHLDAARRSSVGQTMIDLVRTMIGEGPAGQVVNPLDLLLSRIKDFITRNIDRPDLTVAMIARRMGCSVRYIYRAFEAERLTPAGYIWDLRLQRAATKLREADGHSGEISGIAFALGFSSSAHFSRAFRARYAVSPSQWRKAALS
- a CDS encoding nuclear transport factor 2 family protein, with product MKRAFDIVKAHYDANDRRDMDGMLADIASDCRWTEMDGFPCAGTYVGPQEVFRHVFQALGETFDGYTFKLERLLDAGDDVIAIGGYSGTHRQTGKSFKARVVHAWRVADGKIRRFEQFTDTLRVAESMR
- a CDS encoding MoaF C-terminal domain-containing protein; the encoded protein is MNENPKDWKTYDEFAYGIDTNRLPASDALAGSSHRIGFDDGRILDLAFGKDEAEWSDGKESATDKAEVIEVAPNTYFIEIVFAGRPREAETLILNVETRRVLSIYSIVRDAKDAAGEPQVAQVFRPGIVEGGAASGPEPAESRDLIGLRAHFTYSPNHVYEHTYLSSQRYAWQCLVGVQRGHGDVDLTTTYRFDENQYVFTFREFKIPVASTFFYNFDDMRSTGKFLGITGDGRIQNSPAGAFIRKASMTYYLPSQEPV